Proteins from one Hydrogenophaga sp. SL48 genomic window:
- a CDS encoding SPOR domain-containing protein — protein MPPGTEALYRAALGPAGALAYLPFFTRFEASGRSGVVWSTRAAVGHLAWLVYWRLWDAVLALASLAVAGAGALGWLWTHADAVPTGVRVGLTVTVAVLWCALPGLWGVAWLHAGLRQRAKLAVEEADTFKEALERLERSENAWRLRGLGAAGAVALAVALLAGVVWQLWRVPVAAGESASAPPRPTQSPVASPAAVPSPVAAQPAPSRPEPEPDLEPVIEHPVASPAAAPGPAAPEAPGIRPRPRGFGVNVGMFAVAGNAERVKARLAEAGLPVLDDPVESARGTLTRIRVGPFEQREQAEAAAKTVRTLGLEARVYAP, from the coding sequence ATGCCGCCTGGCACGGAGGCGCTGTACCGGGCGGCGCTGGGTCCTGCCGGCGCCCTGGCTTACCTGCCTTTCTTCACCCGCTTTGAAGCAAGTGGTCGCTCGGGGGTGGTCTGGAGCACGCGCGCGGCGGTGGGCCACCTGGCGTGGCTGGTCTACTGGCGCCTCTGGGACGCGGTGCTGGCCCTGGCCAGCCTGGCGGTCGCCGGGGCGGGCGCGCTGGGCTGGCTCTGGACGCACGCGGACGCTGTGCCCACGGGGGTGCGGGTCGGCTTGACGGTGACCGTGGCCGTGCTCTGGTGCGCCTTGCCCGGCTTGTGGGGGGTGGCCTGGCTGCACGCCGGCCTGCGCCAGCGCGCGAAGCTCGCAGTCGAGGAGGCCGACACCTTCAAGGAGGCCCTGGAACGGCTGGAGCGTTCGGAGAACGCGTGGCGCCTTCGGGGCTTGGGTGCCGCAGGGGCGGTGGCCCTGGCCGTCGCGCTGCTGGCCGGGGTGGTCTGGCAACTGTGGCGGGTGCCCGTGGCCGCGGGCGAGTCCGCCAGCGCGCCGCCTCGTCCGACGCAGTCGCCCGTCGCCAGCCCTGCCGCCGTGCCGTCGCCCGTGGCCGCCCAGCCGGCGCCGTCCAGGCCCGAACCCGAGCCCGACCTCGAACCCGTGATCGAGCACCCGGTGGCTTCGCCGGCCGCTGCGCCGGGGCCTGCCGCTCCCGAGGCGCCGGGCATCCGCCCCCGGCCCCGGGGTTTCGGGGTCAACGTCGGCATGTTCGCTGTGGCGGGCAATGCCGAGCGGGTGAAGGCGCGCCTGGCCGAGGCGGGTCTGCCGGTGCTGGACGACCCGGTCGAGTCGGCGCGAGGGACGCTCACCCGCATTCGGGTGGGGCCGTTTGAGCAGCGCGAACAGGCCGAGGCGGCCGCCAAGACGGTGCGGACGCTGGGCCTGGAAGCCCGGGTCTACGCGCCCTGA
- the ruvB gene encoding Holliday junction branch migration DNA helicase RuvB, whose translation MSIQTDDFAPAPRVVSAAAVSPKEEAIERALRPKLLDEYVGQQKVREQLEIFIGAAKKRSEALDHVLLFGPPGLGKTTLSHIIAQELGVNLRQTSGPVLEKPKDLAALLTNLEPNDVLFIDEIHRLSPVVEEILYPALEDYQIDIMIGEGPAARSIKLDLQPFTLVGATTRAGMLTNPLRDRFGIVARLEFYTADELALIVRRSAGLLNAPMDEAGGFEIARRSRGTPRIANRLLRRVRDYADVKGTGRITNDIAHRALAMLDVDPEGFDLMDRKLLEAVIHRFDGGPVGLDNIAASIGEERDTIEDVIEPYLIQQGFLQRTPRGRIATLAAYRHLGVMPPQSGDHLFPDSN comes from the coding sequence GTGAGCATCCAGACCGACGATTTCGCCCCCGCGCCCCGAGTGGTCTCGGCCGCCGCTGTGTCGCCCAAAGAAGAGGCGATCGAGCGCGCGCTGCGGCCCAAACTGCTGGACGAATACGTGGGCCAGCAGAAGGTGCGCGAGCAGCTGGAAATCTTCATCGGCGCGGCCAAGAAGCGCAGCGAGGCACTGGACCACGTGCTGTTGTTCGGCCCGCCCGGCCTGGGCAAAACCACGCTGAGTCACATCATTGCGCAGGAGCTGGGCGTGAACCTGCGCCAGACCAGCGGCCCGGTGCTGGAAAAGCCCAAGGACCTGGCCGCGCTGCTGACCAACCTGGAGCCCAACGATGTGCTCTTCATCGACGAAATCCACCGCCTCAGCCCGGTCGTCGAAGAAATCCTGTACCCCGCGCTGGAGGACTACCAGATCGACATCATGATCGGCGAGGGCCCCGCAGCGCGCAGCATCAAACTGGACCTGCAGCCCTTCACCCTGGTGGGCGCGACCACGCGCGCCGGCATGCTCACCAACCCGCTGCGCGACCGCTTCGGCATCGTGGCGCGGCTGGAGTTCTACACCGCCGACGAGCTGGCGCTGATCGTCCGGCGCAGCGCCGGTTTGCTCAACGCGCCGATGGACGAGGCCGGCGGCTTCGAGATCGCGCGCCGCTCGCGCGGCACACCGCGCATCGCCAACCGCCTGCTGCGCCGCGTGCGCGACTACGCCGACGTGAAGGGCACGGGCCGCATCACCAACGACATCGCTCACCGCGCGCTGGCCATGCTCGATGTGGACCCGGAAGGCTTTGACCTGATGGACCGCAAGCTGCTCGAAGCCGTGATCCACCGCTTCGACGGCGGGCCGGTGGGGCTGGACAACATCGCGGCCAGCATCGGCGAAGAGCGCGACACCATCGAAGACGTGATCGAGCCCTACCTGATCCAGCAGGGCTTCCTGCAGCGCACGCCACGCGGGCGCATCGCCACGCTGGCGGCCTACCGCCACCTCGGTGTGATGCCCCCGCAGTCGGGCGATCACCTGTTCCCGGACTCGAACTGA
- the ruvA gene encoding Holliday junction branch migration protein RuvA: MIGKLTGTLLEKNPPQILIDCHGVGYEVDVPMSTFYNLPALGEKISLLTHFVVREDAQLLYGFGSAAEREAFRQLVKISGIGPRTALSVLSGMSVGDLAQAVTAQDAGRIVKVPGIGKKTAERLLLELKGKLGADLPLAGGATAVGDAASDIQQALMALGYNEKDAVAALKALPAGVGVSEGIKLALKALAK; the protein is encoded by the coding sequence ATGATAGGCAAGTTGACCGGCACGCTGCTGGAAAAGAACCCGCCCCAGATCCTGATCGATTGCCATGGCGTCGGTTACGAGGTGGACGTGCCCATGAGCACCTTCTACAACCTGCCCGCGCTGGGCGAAAAAATCTCGCTGCTCACGCACTTCGTGGTGCGCGAAGACGCGCAGCTGCTCTACGGCTTCGGCAGCGCGGCCGAGCGCGAGGCCTTTCGCCAGCTCGTCAAGATCAGCGGCATCGGCCCGCGCACCGCGCTCTCGGTGCTCTCGGGCATGAGCGTGGGTGATCTGGCGCAGGCCGTGACCGCGCAGGACGCCGGGCGCATCGTCAAGGTGCCGGGCATCGGCAAAAAGACCGCCGAGCGCCTGCTGCTCGAACTCAAGGGCAAGCTCGGCGCCGACCTGCCGCTGGCCGGGGGCGCCACCGCCGTGGGCGACGCGGCCAGCGACATCCAGCAAGCGCTGATGGCGCTGGGCTACAACGAGAAAGACGCGGTCGCCGCGCTCAAGGCCCTGCCCGCGGGCGTGGGGGTGAGCGAGGGCATCAAGCTGGCGTTGAAGGCGCTGGCGAAGTAA
- a CDS encoding type II toxin-antitoxin system RelE family toxin yields MAWQIEFDPDALKELKKLDRPIQTRLVAFLRDRLSLLEDPRSIGEALSGARLGSYWKYRVGDWRIVCDIQDQRIVVRVLRIGNRREVYR; encoded by the coding sequence TTGGCTTGGCAAATTGAGTTCGACCCCGACGCGCTGAAAGAACTCAAAAAACTCGACCGACCGATCCAGACGCGTCTGGTCGCGTTTCTGCGCGACCGCCTGTCTCTGCTGGAAGACCCACGAAGCATCGGCGAGGCGCTGTCCGGCGCTCGCTTGGGCAGCTATTGGAAATACCGCGTGGGCGACTGGCGCATCGTTTGCGACATTCAAGACCAGCGCATCGTCGTGCGCGTGTTGCGCATCGGCAATCGGCGCGAGGTCTATCGCTGA
- a CDS encoding carbonic anhydrase — translation MKTHSALRLSAPLSWLAVAALCGLAGPAAASDAAAAPAAAAHTETRPSATAKPQAAPPAAGGDRSTETLAAASRIKAALDAAGGTKSGVSLVIGEPARQPAGGPAVASAPAAEPQAPAATKPRGRLHATTAPDHSRASAAIRSGHAAPEAHSTKDHQPHWSYEGKYGPEHWAGVKPEFNTCAIGKRQSPVHIQDTSTLQGPAEPLQFDYRPTGGSVVNNGHTIQVDLEPGNTLSVRGSTYQLLQFHFHHPAEEKVNHKGFSMVAHLVHKNDEGQLAVVAVLIDPGSANELVHKVWTHMPLDTGDRVRLPAGLLDMNTLLPTDQRYYQFMGSLTTPPCTEGVLWNVIKAPVTVSKEQLKLFAQLFPMNARPVQALNGRVVRDAQ, via the coding sequence ATGAAAACGCACTCCGCGCTCCGCCTGTCCGCCCCGCTGTCCTGGCTCGCGGTGGCGGCGCTGTGCGGCCTGGCCGGCCCCGCCGCCGCCAGCGACGCCGCGGCGGCCCCGGCAGCGGCAGCGCACACCGAGACCCGCCCTTCCGCCACCGCCAAGCCCCAGGCCGCCCCCCCGGCCGCCGGCGGCGACCGCTCGACCGAGACGCTGGCGGCGGCCAGCCGCATCAAGGCCGCCCTCGACGCCGCTGGCGGCACCAAAAGCGGGGTCTCGCTGGTGATCGGCGAGCCCGCGCGCCAGCCGGCAGGCGGCCCCGCGGTCGCCTCGGCACCGGCGGCCGAACCGCAGGCGCCGGCCGCCACCAAGCCACGCGGCAGGCTCCATGCCACGACCGCCCCCGACCACAGCCGCGCCAGCGCCGCCATCCGCAGCGGCCACGCCGCGCCCGAAGCCCACAGCACCAAAGACCATCAACCCCACTGGTCCTACGAAGGCAAGTACGGCCCCGAGCACTGGGCCGGCGTGAAACCCGAGTTCAACACCTGTGCCATCGGCAAGCGCCAGTCGCCCGTGCACATCCAGGACACCAGCACCCTCCAGGGTCCGGCCGAGCCGCTGCAGTTCGACTACCGCCCCACCGGCGGCAGCGTGGTGAACAACGGCCACACCATCCAGGTCGATCTGGAGCCCGGCAACACCCTGAGCGTGCGCGGTTCGACCTACCAGCTGCTGCAGTTCCACTTCCACCACCCGGCGGAAGAGAAGGTCAACCACAAGGGCTTCTCGATGGTCGCGCACCTGGTGCACAAGAACGACGAAGGTCAGCTCGCCGTGGTCGCCGTGCTGATCGACCCGGGCTCGGCCAACGAGCTGGTGCACAAGGTCTGGACCCACATGCCGCTGGACACGGGCGACCGCGTGCGCCTGCCCGCCGGCCTGCTCGACATGAACACCCTGCTGCCCACAGACCAGCGCTACTACCAGTTCATGGGCTCACTCACCACGCCGCCCTGCACCGAGGGCGTGTTGTGGAACGTGATCAAGGCGCCGGTGACGGTGAGCAAGGAGCAGCTCAAGCTGTTTGCCCAGCTGTTCCCGATGAACGCGCGACCGGTGCAGGCGCTCAACGGGCGGGTGGTGCGGGACGCGCAGTAA
- a CDS encoding PhoH family protein, which translates to MILRHTFSPPDNARMAHLCGPMDSHIRSIEAALQLKVAHRFEQFRIEGPKARAQQALEVIQALYQMAKKPIPAEQVQLMLSGDTALAEPGDGALAMQTRRGEVRGRTPNQARYLENMATHDITFGIGPAGTGKTYLAVACAVDALERSAVQKIVLTRPAVEAGEKLGFLPGDLGQKVDPYLRPLYDALYELMGTDKVQKAFERQQIEIAPLAFMRGRTLNHAFVILDEAQNTTVEQMKMFLTRIGFGSKAVITGDVSQIDLPITQLSGLIDAERVLKRVTGIAFNRLTSADVVRHPLVARIVDAYDARSPGTADTPLVKRARRKTV; encoded by the coding sequence TTGATCCTCCGCCACACCTTCTCCCCGCCCGACAACGCCCGCATGGCCCACCTGTGTGGCCCGATGGACAGCCACATCCGCAGCATCGAGGCGGCGCTGCAGCTCAAGGTGGCGCACCGGTTCGAGCAGTTCCGCATCGAAGGCCCCAAGGCCAGGGCGCAGCAGGCGCTGGAGGTGATCCAGGCGCTGTATCAGATGGCGAAGAAGCCGATCCCCGCCGAACAGGTGCAGCTCATGCTGAGCGGCGACACCGCGCTGGCCGAGCCGGGCGACGGCGCGCTGGCCATGCAGACGCGGCGCGGCGAGGTGCGCGGGCGCACGCCCAACCAGGCGCGTTACCTGGAGAACATGGCCACGCACGACATCACCTTCGGCATCGGCCCGGCCGGCACCGGCAAGACGTATCTCGCCGTGGCCTGCGCGGTCGATGCGCTGGAGCGCAGCGCGGTGCAGAAGATCGTGCTCACCCGCCCGGCGGTCGAGGCCGGGGAAAAACTCGGCTTTCTGCCCGGCGACCTGGGCCAGAAGGTGGACCCCTACCTGCGCCCGCTGTACGACGCGCTCTACGAGCTGATGGGCACCGACAAGGTGCAGAAGGCCTTCGAGCGCCAGCAGATCGAGATCGCGCCGCTGGCTTTCATGCGCGGGCGAACGCTCAACCACGCCTTTGTCATTCTCGACGAGGCGCAGAACACCACGGTCGAGCAGATGAAGATGTTCCTCACGCGCATCGGCTTCGGCAGCAAGGCCGTGATCACCGGTGACGTGAGCCAGATCGACCTGCCCATCACCCAGCTCTCGGGCCTGATCGACGCCGAGCGCGTGCTCAAGCGCGTGACCGGCATCGCCTTCAACCGCCTGACCAGCGCCGACGTGGTGCGCCACCCGCTGGTGGCCCGCATCGTGGACGCCTACGACGCGCGCAGCCCGGGCACCGCCGACACGCCGCTGGTGAAACGCGCGCGCCGAAAGACGGTCTGA
- the ybeY gene encoding rRNA maturation RNase YbeY — MALPSLSLSLQFGALDDAALHRAALPRHRVMRCIRHALDADAEITVRIVDAEEGQALNRDFRQKDYATNVLTFDYATEPLVMADLVLCAPVVAREAKELKKPLAEHYAHLLVHGTLHAQGWDHETSEADAEDMEAREIEILAGLGFASPY; from the coding sequence ATGGCCCTGCCCTCGCTCTCCCTGTCCCTGCAATTCGGCGCGCTGGACGACGCCGCCCTCCACCGCGCCGCGCTGCCGCGCCACCGGGTGATGCGCTGCATCCGCCACGCGCTGGACGCCGACGCCGAGATCACCGTGCGCATCGTGGACGCCGAAGAGGGTCAGGCCCTGAACCGCGACTTTCGCCAAAAGGACTACGCGACCAACGTGCTCACCTTCGACTACGCCACCGAGCCCCTGGTGATGGCCGACCTGGTGCTGTGCGCGCCGGTGGTGGCGCGCGAGGCGAAGGAACTCAAGAAGCCACTGGCCGAGCACTACGCGCACCTGCTGGTGCACGGCACGTTGCACGCCCAGGGCTGGGACCACGAGACCAGCGAAGCAGACGCCGAAGACATGGAAGCGCGGGAGATTGAAATCCTCGCCGGGTTGGGCTTCGCCAGCCCGTACTGA
- a CDS encoding rhomboid family protein has translation MEALRPDGSQVFRASWRSGVVWTALLTALLAVGLGWVAWDIGANGKGGLLGVLSLFFLGVAWLVLRPLFSTVPVLSVGPQGVGGFLLQGHTVPWSEISDVQHATVQGQPIVTLVLHPGAPSLARTRSLLRLGQHRNITLGPLRKADREPALAALMQAFRRYAGAQSLAAARALMDAAVTETEFHERLHARTPSTWALYAVMAVNVGVWLLNLLNGLSAMQPSSAELFAWGANSTTAVVRDGEWWRLLTATVLHAGVMHLALNMYALWDAGRQVCRWFGNGQFLLIYLGAALAGSALSLHFSAQQAVSVGASGAVFGVLGALMAGVYQHRERVPKAMATRLLTSQGLFVVFMLAQGFTRSGIDNAAHVGGLVVGVLIAWLLVELVDERASFTQRFGHQVLAVAVTALGVGGLVWSAQPGVDHRELFGNQAMLREVLPPLQAAEKALQQDAQARKEGRLPHDRFLDALEQRHIPAVRGVLQTMDRVHPVQALPLLDDLRNRNVYLLEMMELELGMARGSVDPAQARPRLAELSKLLTAVDQRLKDRSAKAPD, from the coding sequence ATGGAGGCATTGCGGCCAGACGGCAGCCAGGTGTTTCGCGCGTCGTGGCGCAGCGGGGTGGTGTGGACGGCGCTGCTCACCGCGCTCCTGGCCGTGGGTCTGGGCTGGGTCGCCTGGGACATTGGGGCGAACGGCAAGGGCGGCCTGCTGGGGGTGTTGTCCCTGTTCTTCCTCGGGGTCGCCTGGCTGGTGCTGCGGCCCCTGTTCAGCACTGTGCCGGTGCTGAGCGTGGGCCCGCAGGGGGTGGGCGGTTTTCTGCTCCAGGGGCACACGGTGCCGTGGAGCGAGATCAGCGATGTGCAGCACGCGACCGTGCAGGGGCAGCCCATCGTGACGCTGGTGCTGCACCCAGGCGCGCCTTCGCTCGCCCGCACGCGCTCGCTGCTTCGCCTGGGCCAGCACCGCAACATCACCCTTGGTCCGCTGCGCAAGGCAGACCGGGAGCCGGCGCTGGCGGCCTTGATGCAGGCCTTCCGGCGGTACGCGGGGGCGCAGTCGCTGGCCGCGGCCCGGGCCCTCATGGACGCCGCCGTGACCGAAACCGAATTTCACGAGCGCCTGCACGCGCGCACGCCCTCGACCTGGGCGCTGTATGCGGTGATGGCGGTCAACGTCGGTGTGTGGCTGCTCAACCTGCTGAATGGCCTGAGCGCGATGCAGCCGAGCTCGGCCGAGCTGTTCGCCTGGGGCGCCAACTCGACCACGGCGGTGGTGCGCGACGGCGAGTGGTGGCGCCTGCTCACCGCCACCGTGCTGCACGCCGGGGTGATGCACCTGGCGCTCAACATGTATGCGCTGTGGGACGCCGGGCGCCAGGTCTGCCGCTGGTTCGGCAACGGGCAGTTCCTGCTGATCTACCTGGGCGCCGCGCTCGCGGGCAGCGCGCTGAGCCTGCATTTTTCGGCGCAGCAGGCGGTGTCGGTGGGGGCTTCGGGCGCGGTGTTCGGCGTGCTCGGTGCGTTGATGGCGGGGGTGTACCAGCACCGCGAGCGGGTGCCCAAAGCGATGGCCACACGCTTGCTGACCAGCCAGGGCCTCTTTGTGGTCTTCATGCTGGCGCAGGGCTTCACCCGGTCCGGCATCGACAACGCGGCCCACGTCGGCGGTCTGGTGGTAGGCGTGCTCATCGCCTGGCTGCTGGTCGAGCTGGTGGACGAGCGGGCCAGCTTCACTCAGCGCTTCGGTCACCAGGTGCTGGCGGTGGCCGTGACCGCGTTGGGCGTGGGTGGCTTGGTGTGGTCCGCACAGCCCGGGGTGGATCACCGCGAACTGTTCGGGAACCAGGCCATGCTGCGCGAGGTGTTGCCGCCACTGCAGGCGGCCGAGAAAGCGCTGCAGCAGGACGCCCAGGCCAGGAAGGAAGGGCGTTTGCCGCACGACCGGTTTCTTGACGCGCTGGAGCAGCGCCACATTCCAGCCGTGCGCGGCGTGCTGCAGACCATGGACCGCGTGCACCCGGTGCAGGCGCTGCCGCTGCTGGATGACCTGAGAAACCGCAACGTGTACCTGCTGGAAATGATGGAGCTGGAACTGGGCATGGCCCGCGGCTCGGTGGACCCGGCACAGGCGCGACCCCGGTTGGCCGAACTCTCCAAGCTGCTCACGGCCGTGGACCAGCGGCTGAAAGACCGCAGCGCGAAAGCGCCGGACTGA
- the relB gene encoding type II toxin-antitoxin system RelB family antitoxin produces the protein MLAIRLTPDIEARLNRLTQETGRTKTALAREAILEHLDDLEDFYLAEARARKNRKTIPLTDVERELGLAN, from the coding sequence ATGCTAGCCATCCGCCTGACCCCCGACATCGAAGCACGCTTGAACCGCCTGACCCAAGAAACCGGTCGCACCAAGACGGCCTTGGCGCGCGAGGCCATCTTGGAGCACCTGGACGACCTCGAAGATTTCTACCTGGCTGAAGCCCGGGCGCGAAAAAACCGCAAGACCATCCCGCTGACCGACGTGGAGCGCGAGCTTGGCTTGGCAAATTGA